The Sphingobacteriales bacterium nucleotide sequence CATTACAACTAAGGTACATCAGATGCAGCAACAAACAAACCAAAAAGAAGCAAATAGATTGAGTGTAATGCTAGAATTGCAAGCAGATTTTTTGGCTGGCTATTGGGCGCATTATGCACAGAACTTAAAATTGAATAAAGAAGATATAGAATCTGCATTAATTGCAGCTAATGCAATTGGTGATGATAGACTACAAAAAAATGCTCAAGGCTATGTTGTGCCTGATGCATTTACACATGGTACATCGCAGCAAAGAATGTATTGGTTTATGAAAGGATATCAAAGTGGTGACTTAAATCAAAGCAATACATTTGAAGATCCAAATCTATAATTCGTTATCGATAGAAATCATAAACAATTCTGATTTTCCATTATCATTATCTGCTACTAAAATCAAATCTGTGCTGTGTTCGTTGTAACTAAGTACGCAAACTGATTCTATTTTTTGTTTTGATAATGTAACATCAATTTCTTCTAAAATAATTGGATTAGTTAATACTATTTTATCTTGTAAAAAAACAGAACTAGCATTGTGTATTATATATAATACTGAACCTACAATTTCTCCATCATCATAAGCATTATCTGTATCTTCTGCACTGGCTGTTAAATACATTATATCATTTTCTGGAAAGTATGTTGCACCAGAAATTCCAAGTTGATAACCTTTAAAATTTTCAATTTCAATTGGTACAAATTTTAATGCTGTGTTTGCTAAATCATTTGGATTAAAATCATCTAGGATTATTAATTTGTTTTGTTGTTTATTGTTGGCTCTATTAAAAAACAAAAATGAGTTATTAATTGTGGTAATACCTTCGATATTTAATTCTTGTATATCATTAGTTGCAATCATATTTTCGTATAGACTTTGCAGGCTTTTAATTGCTATCTGGTGTGTATCGATATCAAAAATATATAATAATGTACGTTGTGGTATTTTTGAGCCAGAACCAAAAATAAATAATTGATTATTTAGTATAGTGCAAGCCTCAAAATCTGGTTTATCTTTTTTTGGAATTCTATCACCATCAAAATCGAAAAGTTTTATTTGACTTGTGATATCTAATCCATTATTTAAGCATAGAATTTTATTGCTATCATCGCCAATAAGGTAAATTACATTATGATGAAATTCTAATGCAGAACCAGATGAATAATCTATTGACTTATATTTTTTTAGTGTAATATTCAATTATTAATTAGTTTTATATTATAATTTAAAATATATTTTAAATTATGGTGTTAGTGAGAACCTAAATGTGATTCCTCCACGGTGTGTGCGTGTTGGATAAGAAGAAAGTGTAGCTGGTAATATTTTTCTAAAATCATAGAATAACCTAACATTCAGCTTACTATTAATTACATAATCTATAGTTGCTGCTAATGATAATGTTTTTTGTCCACGCACTGGTTCTGCAATGTTTTGGTCTAATCTATAATTTACAGTTTTATCACTTCTTATAGAAAAATCTGCTCTTAGGTTGATGTCATTATCTAATGTAATTTTCTTTCCTTTTATCTTAAATGGTATTTTGAATTTTGCAAGTTTATAACCTAATGCAGCTGAAATTTCTGTTGTTCTTGTTTCACTCAATCTATAGTCCAACATACTTAAACTTAATGTTCTAGATTTTTTGAAATCAAAATTTGTAATCAAAGAGTTTTTCCATGTAATATCTACTCCAATTAGTGGCGACAATTGTTCTTGTATAGCTACTTGTGGTATTACATACAATGAATAATAGTTGCCTGATAATGTATCTAACTGTTGTGGTACATAATATAAATCTTCATTTACATAGCCTGGTGTATTAATAAAATTTAAGTTAGTAACATATGAGCCAATATTGAATGTAGAGTTGTAGCCGTGATTGATATTGAATGTGGTAAATAATTTTTGTCCCCATTTTGTTTTTGAGAAACCATTATAAGTCAATTTCCAGTTTGGCAATGGCAACATTCTAAGTGGATTTAATTTTACTTTTGATGGGTCTTTTCCTGTGTATGCTGCAATCAATGATGGTAATAAAACATCTTGTGAAAATGGTCCGTAACCTTCTTTAAAATTAGGTAGTTGAATACTGTCATTAACATAAATTCCTGTTGAATTTGGGTTTAGGCTTCCGAATTCTTGTGAGTATGATTCTCTGTATTTTTCAAAAGTTCTAAATGCATTTGAGAAATTGTTCGCATCTACTTTATCAAATATTGTTTTAAGCATTAAGAATGAAATTGAATAATTTCCAGATACTTGTGGTGTTAGGTGCATATAATCTCCATCTGCTGTTATCTTTTTAAAGAATTCTGAATAGTTTTCGCTTTGTGATTTTTGCATGCTAATATCTATTCTTAAATCTCTAAATGGTTCTAATGATAATCTGAAATTGAATGTAGTTTGTTTGGTTTGGATGAATTGGTAATTTAGTGTAGTATCTTGAGACATCCAACCTTTTTGTGCTATTGAGTTTAACCAATTAGTATCTTTTTGTGCGCCAAATAAGAATGCTCCACCTGGTGCACGCTGTGAGAAATTTTGACCAAATAATAATGGTTCTGGCGTTAAGCCAGGTAGTACTGTTGAGAAACTTCTTTCATATCCTATAGATGCTCTTTGTAACATCATTAATGGTCGTATGGCAATATCAAGTTTTGGATTTGCTGGTAAGTTTAAGTTTTTCTTAGCTGTTTTTAATGTTCTTAATTGATTTTTAATTCTTTTTCTGTAAAATCAATCCTTTTATTTCATCTTTTGTGAAGCTTGTATCTTTTTCTGCCTCCTCAATTTCTAATATTTTCTTCTCTATTTCTGCTTCTTTATTTTTTATTTTGTCTTCAGCACTTTCTAGTTGTTTGTTGTACACATCCATTGCCTTGGTGTAATCTTCCTTAGTTTTCTTTGGTTGGGCATTATTGTAAGGTTTTAAGAACTTGGCTTTGTTGTATATATTTTTAAAATTAATATCTGCATTAATTTGATAGTTCATTGTGTTTTGTGCATTATTTCCTAAGCTCTTCAATGCTAATGAAGATGCTGTCCATGTGTAAGTACTAGAATATCTTGTGCGCACAGTCATCCAATCTAAGAATGGAATGTGTTGCAATGGCAAGTTATAGCTTACATTAAAGTTGTGTGTATAATTTGTTGGTCTACCAAATTTCAAGAAATTTTTCCATAAAGTATCTTTCTTAGCTTTTGTGTCTAATGCTCCATATGGTTCATCAATTCTAGCATGGTTATTTGCAGTAAAATCTACGTTGATAGAACGTGTAAGATTGTATTTAACACTCCAAATTCTGTCCCAAGTAAAGAATTTAAAATAAGTAGGTGAGATAACCAAACCATCATCGCCAATATCACGTACTTTAGTACGATTGTATTGTCTATTCAAATCTGTTCTAAATGATAGAGAATTTGGCTTAAGACTTAAGTTAAATTCTTTTACAAATTTCAGATATTTATTATTGTTTTTTATTGATTTAAAAGGTTGCCAATACACTTGTTTTGGTGCAAATGTATAACTCAATGCGCCTGTATGTTTTGTTGTTTTATCGCTTTCAATAATTGGATTTCTTTTTTCTAATTCTGAATAGGCGTAGGTAAAAGCAAAGTTCTCAATATCATAAACTCTTGCTTGTTTTTCTGTATTTGTTCTAACTTTTTGAAGATTTGTAACATTTATACTTTTTATGGTTGTTACATCTTGTATAATATTTTTTATTGAATCGATTTTTTCTTTTTTCTCTGTTTTACTTAAATCACTGTCTGCTTTAATTTCATCAAATTTAGTTTTTGTTTTTACATCAAACTCATATGGATCATATTGTGGTGTACTTACTGCTTGTGAAAATTGTGCATATACTGGAATTTTAAGTCCTACTTTTTCTGGTAATAAATTGCCTAATTGTAAGTTTGCTGTTGCATCTATTTGATAAAAATTATCTCTAAATCTTTGGTCTACTCTTTGCTCCAAATCGCCATACCCAATTGTATGCATATTTCCAGAAAGTGTAATATTACCAAGATTTCCTAATTGTACATCTACCCTACCCAAAGCTGCCCATGCTTGTGTTTCATCCAAACCACTTAGTCGCAATTCATTGACCCAAACTTCTGCACATTTTGGATTTCCATCATCTGTTTGGTCATTTATGCCTGCTATTCTTTTTGGATTTCTTACACCAATCATAATCAAAGCTGCATTACCTAAATCTGGATTTCCAATTACCGAAATTGTACCTTGTGAAGTTTTGTATTGATATGGATAAATGTTTGATGCATTGCTAATATTACGCAACTTTTTTACATGTGTTAATGAATCAATAGCAACATTCAATACATTTGAATCTGGCCAAATTATTCTTTTATCTGATTCGCTTTCTACATTATAATTTCCTGGTGGTGTTACTTTTAATGGAATTTCATATTCGTAATAGTTTTCTGTAAAATCTGCTCCAATACGCATGAATAAAGAAATATCATTATCTTCTATTGGATAACTATCGCCTTCGCCACCAACAAAATTTTCTGCATGGGCAAACATTTTTATTCTTTTATAATTTCTGATATCTAAGTCAGTTACTTTATAAATTGCTCTTGCATCACCATCTTCTAATCTACAAACTTGCATACTCATAGATTGTTCATTAATCAATACATTGTTGTTTGATGTTGCACTTATATTTTGTTCACGTGTAACGCCTGGTGGCAATGCATATGGTATTGGCTGTCTTGTTGTATTTTCTTCAACATTTACATTTAATACATTAAATACTGTATTGTTATTATTGTCATTTGGTAGTTCCTCGCCTGGTTCATCTAATGATAATTGATATCTTCTCCATTGATTTCTGATTAATGACATTTGAGCAAATCTAAGTGTAACTGGTTGCTCAAAGTCTGTAAGTATCATTCTTAAAAAACGTATAGATCTAAAGTCTGCAATATTACCCACACGCTCTTCAAAATCTGCAATTGGTAATTTTATTTGATACCAAGTAAATGTTTGACTCACACCATCAACTACGATTGTTTTTTCAACTTTGTCTGTAATGAATGGTGATGTATTAATAAAATTATCATCAAAAGCAATTCTATATTGATAATATTCTTCATTTTCGTTTAGAGTATTATCATTATTTAAGTCTTCATTGTCTGGTGTACTGCTTGAGTTGCCATTTACACTACTGTTTCCTGCATTATTTGATGAGTTTCCTTGTGTACCACTAAAGTTCTTATATCGTGTAATAACATCAACATCTGGTGAAAATCTGTCATCTCTTGGGAAAATATAATTATCTGAAGATGGGTCGCTTTGTAGTTCTTGTAAAGCATTTGCATCTCCAACTACAGATTGTGCATTAATTAAAAATTGCTCGTAGAATGTTCTTTCTGTTTCATCATTTAAACCATCCAATCCAACGTCTTGATTTTTTATTACATCTGGATCAGCATCAAAGAAATTTGTAATTGCATTTGGTATTGTTGGTGTTAAACCCCAAGTTGAAGTTTCAACTGTCGTTCCACCATTAGGACGTGGCAATCCATTTTCATATTGTTTTCTTGAATCTTTTAATATATCTTCTGATATATTTCCTAGTTGGATATATAAATTTCCACTTTTATTTGCACCTGCATTTACAAATGGGTCAAGTACCCAAAGTTGTATGTATTCAATATTTGCTGCTTCAAAATCACTTGTTTCTATCGTACGCATGATACCTGACCAACGTGTTTCTGGATTATTTAATAATCCATTTGGTGCTGTACCTTTTGAGAATGCTGTAGGCGATGTTTCGAAATTATAAGGTCCACGTTCTGAAGGAAAATATGATAAATCTAATGTTGCTAATGCTGGATTAATGAAATTTGGGTCTTGTCTATTTAAAAATACTTCTTGTTGAAAAAATTGTCTTGTATATAGATTAGTCTTGGTGATATTTGTTTGATTATCACTTAATGGATTACCACTTCCACTTGAATAAAAAATTGGATCGATGGTGTACCATGCTAATTTTGCTCTATTAAAACCATATGGAAGACTATCGCTAAATTTTGCTTCTGGAAATTTTTCTTGTCCAAAAATATTTCTCATGCCACGTGGTGCTGATGCTAATTTCCATGTAAGGTAACTTCCTTTGATATCGTATGTTGTACTTGCTGCTTCAAAATCGTCTATATAAACAGTACCTTGATCATCCAAATTAATTGCACTATTGTGTCCTGGCATAAAATAAGCTGCTTCTGCTTGTGCTGTTATCCTAGATGGTGCTGATAAGTCTTGTGCTGTTACTTTATTAAAAATTTTAGTTAGCATTTTGGATTGACCTTGGTAATTCAAATCCATCCCAAATACATTATTTTTTATTGGGTCGCTTCCAAAATCTACTTTTTGTGTAAATGGTTTTTCAGATAGACGCATATGTGTGAATCCTAATGTTAGGTTTTTATTCACGGCATAATCTAATCTTGTTCCAAATAGAGATTTATTTACAACACCAAATAATAAGTTATTCTCAAAACTAATATCTATTGGTACACCAGAGCTAAGAATGCCTTGATTAATGATACTTACTTCACCAATGCTATAATTTACTGTATAGTCTGTATTTTCTGTAAGTACAGTACCTCCAGAACGTACAACAACTGAACCTTGTGGTAATTGGAATGCGTTGGGCAATCTGAATACAGAGTTGTCTGTTCCTCTATAGGTACCACGCATTATATATCTATTGAATTCAGGATATTGTTGTGCCCCTACTTTTGTTGTATCATACAATAAGTTGTATGCATATTTTGCTGATATTGCTGGGTTGTTGATGGCTTTTTCTAAGTAATGTCCAAATGGTTCTAAGACAGGAAATATGATTCTACCATTTTGTGGATTGATAGTTACGTTTGGAATAAAATCAAATTGTCCATCATTTTGTGGATCGTTTTGATTATTTAAATTATCTAATTGTAATACTTTTAATAGTTGTTTACCTGTAATGTCTCCACCATCTGGAAGATATCTTTTGTAACCACCACCTGGATCTCTGTAATAAATATCTAATACGAATTGCTCTTTATTTACATTGTATGCATTTAATGAGTATATATTTTTCATCATCAAATCCCAAATTGGATTTTTTACTCTGATTGATGTTGCTTTTAGCATTTTAAGTGCTAATATTCTTTCTTTTGCTCTAGTTGTATCTGCTAATGGTGGCAAATCATTTGAGAACTCTCCTATTTGATGTACTTGTCCATTTACAGTATACTGTACTGCAACGCCTAATACTTCATCTGGTCTTAATTGATAGTTTAGTGATATATATCCTAATTGTGCGTTGTATGTATATTCTGATGTTGCTAATTTTCTAGCACTTACTTTTTCATAATCATCAATTGGATTAAATCCATTTACTGTTAATAGATTGATTACTTTGGTTGGGTCTCTAAATTGTTCTGAATTGCTATTTATTATACCATAAATATTATTAGAATTATTATTTGTATAAATATCTCCATTACCGTTTAACACGATTGGATTTCGTACATTTTGTGCTTTATTTTCTCCAATATCTGCGAATGCTACAATCTCTCTTACGTTTTCTGTTTGTCTTGTTTTGTTGGTTACCCAAACTTCTAACCTAGTAACAATGGTCTGCGATGAGACATATGGCAATCTTGTTAGGCTGCTTTCGTAATTATCTCTAAAAATATGTGCTAAAAAGAAGTGTCGATTATCTTCGTATTCGTCTGCTTTTATTTCAAATTTTTTAGTTTGAGAGCCATTTTCAAATCTTACATTTTCTGTTTTTGATTTCTGTTGAGATAATACATTTGTTATGGTTAGTCTTCCAAATTTGAATTGTGTTTTTAGTCCGAATAAACTTTGTGGTCCTCTGATGAGTGCAGAACGTAATGGCATGCTAACATTACCAAATTCTATTAATTGTATAATATCATCTTCTTTACCTTGATAGCCTAATTTTAATTGATTATCGAATGCAAAGCCTGCTTTTGAGTTATAATTAATTCCTAACTTGAGTTTATCACCAATTGATGCTTGCAATCCAAGTTGGATATTCATATCAAAATCGAAATTTGTATTTCTTCTTTGATTTTCTAATAATACTGGATTGTCTACTCTTTGAGAATTGACGCCAACTGTTACATCAACATTCCCGGTTGGTTTTATTTCAATTTTTGTTCCTGCAAATAGTCTATCAAACAATTCTGGTCCTTGATATAAAAATGGTTGTTTGCTTTTTCTTTCTGCTAAATCTATTGCTGTAGATCTTTGTTGGAAATAGTTTTGCTCTGCATTTTTTTGTTGCAGTTTTGTATAATCATCATAAGTAAGAAAAGTAGGAATTCTATAATTGTCTTTGCCTATTTTTTCAGTAAAATAATATTGTTTTTTCTCGGCATCATATTGTACATCTTTTTGGATGATTTTTGGGTCATTTAGGTCTAATGCATTATTGGATGGTGGTGTAAATTCCATTTACGTTTCTATCTTGAATTGGATATTTTAATTTTATTGAATCAGTGTTTTGCGACCACGCACTATGATATGCTAGCAAAAACAAGACAGCAATTTTTGTATATGTTAATTTTCTATTCAAAATGTACTAAAAAAACGACTAAATTACAAATTTTTAAGACTTAATTTAATTAAATCTTCCACGGAATTGATACTTGGGTTATCTTTTAACACTTTTTGAATGGATTTTTCGGCTGGTGCTTTTGAAAAACCTAACATATTGAGTGCTGCTAATGCTTCTGAATAGATTTCTGAATTAGCAACAGTATTGAAAGTTGTACTTATTCCAGTATGTAGGTTTTCTTTTTTCACCTTATCTTTTAATTCTATAATTACTCTTTGCGCAGATTTTGGTCCAACGCCTTTCACTGATTGTATTAAACGTACATCTTCAGAAATTATTGCGTTTATCCACTCTGTTGAATTCATAGATGATAGCATAAGCCTTGCTGTATTTTATTCCAATGCCTGATACTGATATTAAATGATTAAACATATTTTTCTCATCTTCTGAAAAAAAACCATACATCGTATGTGCATCTTCTCTTATTATTTGTTGAGTGTATAGCTTCACATCGTCTAATGGCTCAATTTCAGAATAAGTTTGTAATGATATGTTGATTAAATAGCCAATTCCGTTGCATTCTAAATACACTTGAGTTGGAGATTTGAATGTTAATTTCCCTTTTATGTATGCGTACATTGTTGATTTTGTTTTTGATAGATTATTTACACTTTATTTTCCGTACTTTAATTTCATCACCAGGTTTGAGTACTGGCGTTTTTTTATAATCGTTCCATTGCATCAAATTTTGTACAGATACTTCATCATATTTCTGAGCTATAGTCCATAGATTCTCTCCATTTTTTATTTTGTATAACTCATAACAATCATCTTCTTTAAAATATTGAATAGGATTTAGCTTTTGAGTAAATGGTTTATTTTTCTTTTCCTTATTTTGATTTTTTTGAGCTTGAATTTCTTCTTGTGTTTGTATGTTTTCAGACAATATATTTTTTAATCTGAAAGATAAATTATTGAACTGTACAAATCTATTATAATCTACCTTATGTACATAAATTATAAGTTCTTGACCAATATCTATAAAATTACCATTCAACTCGTTCCATCTTCTTATCTCACTAACACTAACGTGAAACCATTTAGCAATAAATCCTAAATTATCTCCATGATTTACTTTATATACTATTGCTTTATAATTACCATCTTCTTCTTTTATAAATTCTGGTAATTCAATTTTAGCATTGTTTGTTTTATTATTACTAAAATTATTTTTTGGTGTTGTACTTGGTGCTTTTGCATTTTTCTGTGCTAGCTCTTCTCTTTTTTTCTTAAGATATTCTTCATTACTTATATTTTGCTTGCTGCTTTCTTTTTGTTTTTTTGCATCTTCAGCTGCTTTCTTTTTATCCGCTAATAATTTCTTTTCCTCTTCTTTTTTGAGCTTCTTTTCTTCTTCTTTTTAATTTTTCTTCTTTCTTTTTTGCTTCTAACTGTGCCTTCGTTTCTTTAGTCTTCGTATCTGTTTCTTTTTTCTTACTTTTTGGTTGCTTTTCTACAACAGGAATTGTTGTATAATCACCAGCATTATCTTGTTTCTTTGTATTGTCTACTGATGGTTTTACAGCAACTGGTGCAGCCAATTTTTCTCCAGATGTTACATCTTCTGCAAATGCATATAATGAATCTTGGTAATAGTTGAATGCTTGGATTCTATCTTTTGGAATATTTAATGTAAAATTTGCGGGTATTAATGTTGTTAACAAAGAAGGATTTTCTTCAATGATTACTGATTTTGGAATATTTATTATTTTCTCTAAATCTGTAACTGTAAGTTTTTCTCTAATAGTAATACGTTGTGTTGGTTCTCTATCTAATGGTAATGCACTGATGCCAAAATTCTTTGCATATTTCATGGCATATACAATTGCAATGAATGATGGAACGTATGCTTGAGTTTCTTTTGGCAAAAATGGTTTTATATCCCAATAACTTTTAGAACCACCTGCTTTGTTTATTGCTTTATTTACATTACCTGGCCCACAATTATATGATGCAATTGCTAAGTGCCAATTGCCATAAACATTATACATATACTTTAAATACCTTGCTGCTGCATCGCAACTTTTGTATGGATCTTTACGTTCGTCTACACGTTTATTAATTGTTAGTCCATATTGCAAACCTGTGCCATACATAAATTGCCATGGGCCAGTGGCACCAACTGGAGATTTTGCAAATGGATTTAATGCTGACTCAACAACTGCAAGATATTTCATCTCATCAGGAATACCATATTGCGCAAATATTGGTTCAAAAATTGGAAAAAACTTCTCTGCTCTTCCTAAAACTTTTGCTACATGTTGCGTTTTTGAAGTATAAAAATCTATATATTTTTGTACGTGTGCATTATAATCTAAAGGAATGATTTTTTGGATTTTCTTTAATCTTACATTTATCTGAGCACTCATCACTGCTGGATCTGGGTCCGTTTTAAATAACTGCTCTTCTGTAGGAACAACTAAATCGGATGACTTATCTTGCCACTGATTGGGTGTATTTTGAGCAAACGATAAATAAATATTTATATATATAATAAAAAATAATAATAATCTTACAATCATTACGCAATATAATAGTTTTTTTAAGAAATTAAGCCTTGTTAAGATTTATTTAGATTTTTTCACATCATTTTTTTAGCAAATGCTAATAGCTTAGATTCATCAAATTTATTTGCCATGATTTGGATTCCAATTGGCAAATTATTTTTATCTTTTGCTAATGGCAATGATATTGCTGGTATTCCTACAATATTTGCTTGTACTGTAAAAATATCTCCTAAAAATGATGCTACTGTATCCTGTACTGCACCTATTTTGTAGGCTGTGGTTGGTGCTGTTGGACAAAGTATAAAATCATATTCTTTAAATATTTGGAATGTTTTCTCTGAAACTATTCTTCTTACTTTTTGTGCTTTTGCATAATATGCATCATAATATCCTGCACTCAGAACAAATGTACCACTCATTATTCTACGTTGTACTTCTTTGCCAAATCCTTGTGCGCGTGATAAGGTGTATGTTTCTTCTAAGTCTTTTGCTTCTTGTGCATGGAAGCCATATTTTACTCCATCAAATCTTGATAAATTACTTGATGCTTCTGCTGTTGTTAAAACATAATATGCTGGAACAATATAATCTAACTCATCTAAAGAAACATCAACTAATGTATGACCTTCATTTTGCAATTTATCAATAATATCAATACATGCTTGTTTTACTTCAACATCTATGCTGTTGTGATGAATTGCATTTCCAAAATATGCGATTTTATATTTTTTATTTTCTAAAGTATTGATATCTGATATATCTATATGTTTTTGTGAGCATGTAGCATCAAAATCATCACTACCTGCTATTACTTCATATATTGATATGGCATCATCAATATTATTTGTAATTGGACCAATTTGGTCGAAAGATGAAGCATATGCTATCAATCCCCATCTTGATACTCTACCATATGTTGGTTTAAAGCCAATATTGCCACAAAATGCTGCAGGTTGTCTGATAGAACCGCCTGTATCTGAACCTAGTGATGCGATACATAATCCTGCTGCTACTGCCGCCGCAGAACCACCTGAAGAACCACCTGCTACTCTAGTAATATCTATTGGGTTTTTAACTGGTCCAAAAGCACTATTTTCATTGCTTCCGCCCATTGCAAATTCATCGCAATTTAATCTTCCAATTATAATTGCATCTTCTGCTAGTAATCTCTCAACTACTGTTGCTGAGTATGGTGAAATATAGTTTTCTAAAATTTTAGATGCTGCAGAACTTTTATGATTTTTGTAGACTATATTGTCTTTGATACCAATAATTAGACCAAATAATTTGCCTAATGTTTGGTTGTTTTTTATTTTATCATCTATAAGTTTTGCTTGCTCTAAAGCACTTGCTTCAAACACTTCAAGAAATGCATTGTAAGTATCATTATCTTGAATATTTTTAATATAAGACTTAGTAATTTGCGTACAAGTATATACTCGATTTGCAACATCTCTCTGTAGCGTTTCTAAAGAACGATATATCTCCACAAATTAAAATTAGTATTTACTCAGTGATTTTCTTTTTCTCTTCTTCGCTCAATCCTTTCTCAAACTCGTCTTTGATATTATTTTTTGCGGCATTAAATTCTCTGATTCCTTTTCCTAATCCTTTCATTAGTTCAGGAATTTTTTTGCCACCAAAAAGTAATAATACAGCTAAGAATAATAGAATCCATTCTCCTCCACCTGGCATACTAAATAACAAAACAGTGTTCATAATTTACTTTTAATTACAAATTTACTATTTTTTATACTAAAAATAGGTTTATAAAAAGTTAATTTAGGTATTATTTAGTCATATTACTAATTTCTAGTCTGG carries:
- a CDS encoding twin-arginine translocase TatA/TatE family subunit, producing MNTVLLFSMPGGGEWILLFLAVLLLFGGKKIPELMKGLGKGIREFNAAKNNIKDEFEKGLSEEEKKKITE
- a CDS encoding lytic transglycosylase domain-containing protein, with product MIVRLLLFFIIYINIYLSFAQNTPNQWQDKSSDLVVPTEEQLFKTDPDPAVMSAQINVRLKKIQKIIPLDYNAHVQKYIDFYTSKTQHVAKVLGRAEKFFPIFEPIFAQYGIPDEMKYLAVVESALNPFAKSPVGATGPWQFMYGTGLQYGLTINKRVDERKDPYKSCDAAARYLKYMYNVYGNWHLAIASYNCGPGNVNKAINKAGGSKSYWDIKPFLPKETQAYVPSFIAIVYAMKYAKNFGISALPLDREPTQRITIREKLTVTDLEKIINIPKSVIIEENPSLLTTLIPANFTLNIPKDRIQAFNYYQDSLYAFAEDVTSGEKLAAPVAVKPSVDNTKKQDNAGDYTTIPVVEKQPKSKKKETDTKTKETKAQLEAKKKEEKLKRRRKEAQKRRGKEIISG
- the gatA gene encoding Asp-tRNA(Asn)/Glu-tRNA(Gln) amidotransferase subunit GatA, translated to MEIYRSLETLQRDVANRVYTCTQITKSYIKNIQDNDTYNAFLEVFEASALEQAKLIDDKIKNNQTLGKLFGLIIGIKDNIVYKNHKSSAASKILENYISPYSATVVERLLAEDAIIIGRLNCDEFAMGGSNENSAFGPVKNPIDITRVAGGSSGGSAAAVAAGLCIASLGSDTGGSIRQPAAFCGNIGFKPTYGRVSRWGLIAYASSFDQIGPITNNIDDAISIYEVIAGSDDFDATCSQKHIDISDINTLENKKYKIAYFGNAIHHNSIDVEVKQACIDIIDKLQNEGHTLVDVSLDELDYIVPAYYVLTTAEASSNLSRFDGVKYGFHAQEAKDLEETYTLSRAQGFGKEVQRRIMSGTFVLSAGYYDAYYAKAQKVRRIVSEKTFQIFKEYDFILCPTAPTTAYKIGAVQDTVASFLGDIFTVQANIVGIPAISLPLAKDKNNLPIGIQIMANKFDESKLLAFAKKMM